GACGGCCAATACCTAATCGATACCGATCACGCCGAGGGCGATAGCGGTACTCAGAGCAACAAGACTACGAGCGCGCTCACCCAAGCCACGCTTCAGGACGCTATCAGTGCAATGATGCAGATCAAGAACGATCGCGGCTTACCGATGCGCATCATCCCTGATACGCTCGTTGTTGGTCCCAAGCTGCAGTGGATTGCGACTGAGCTGCTCTCAAGCCAGGTTGTAGTGGTTAATATCGGCGATGGGGCTGCAGGTTCCGGAGCAACTGCCGCAACCAATTATGCCAATCCCATCCAAGGCAAGTTGCGCCTGATTGTCAGCCACTACCTGACCGGCGCTTATGATGACTACTGGTTCGTACTCGATACCTCGCGAAGTATGCGAGGTGTTATCTTGCAGAGCCGAAGTGATGTGCCCGTCGAGTTTGCCGCACTCGATAACCCGAATG
This genomic window from bacterium contains:
- a CDS encoding Mu-like prophage major head subunit gpT family protein, producing MDTDHAEGDSGTQSNKTTSALTQATLQDAISAMMQIKNDRGLPMRIIPDTLVVGPKLQWIATELLSSQVVVVNIGDGAAGSGATAATNYANPIQGKLRLIVSHYLTGAYDDYWFVLDTSRSMRGVILQSRSDVPVEFAALDNPNGSEEMFMRDRLLYGVRARYNVGYGLWQTVYGGIL